One Micromonospora sp. FIMYZ51 genomic window carries:
- a CDS encoding M1 family metallopeptidase has protein sequence MRFPRSRGAALATAGLLAAGALAAPGTAGAAPGNPGAPRFSPGAPSVGDPYFPDQGNGGYDVQHYDLNFSYDPATRFMAATATITARATQDLDQFNLDFRGPEISSLTVNGKKNDFTRDGQELIVTPRPKPKTGQMFTVVVTYAGVPGPVTDPDGSIEGWIPTDDGAFVVGEPQGTPAWLPSNDTPTDKATFRFTAKVPEGLTAVGNGQLLSQQTRDGWTTYVWDNTEPMATYLATITIGRFVVTESVTPSGIPSYVAIDPRLVAGSANAVSQIPKMMEFFTELFGPYPFASTGAIVDYAPQVGYALETQTKPIFSNTASVGTMAHEIAHQWYGNSVSPERWKDIWLNEGFATYGQWMYTEHNGGATVNQTFNSSSNYGRAASSSFWQVVLADPGPMDMFSSIPYNRGAMTLHALRGKVGEEAFLRILRQWAEIYKYSHAATADFIGLAERESGQDLTAFFDVWLFQKGKPTSW, from the coding sequence ATGCGATTTCCTCGCTCGCGTGGTGCCGCGCTGGCCACCGCCGGCCTGTTGGCCGCCGGTGCGCTGGCGGCACCGGGCACGGCTGGCGCGGCACCCGGCAACCCCGGCGCTCCCCGCTTCTCGCCCGGCGCGCCGAGCGTCGGCGACCCGTACTTCCCCGACCAGGGCAACGGCGGGTACGACGTCCAGCACTACGATCTGAACTTCTCCTACGACCCGGCGACCCGCTTCATGGCCGCCACCGCGACGATCACCGCCCGAGCCACCCAGGATCTCGATCAGTTCAACCTGGACTTCCGGGGGCCGGAGATCTCCTCGCTGACCGTGAACGGGAAGAAGAACGACTTCACCCGGGACGGCCAGGAACTGATCGTCACCCCACGCCCGAAGCCGAAGACCGGGCAGATGTTCACCGTGGTGGTCACGTACGCCGGGGTGCCCGGCCCGGTGACCGATCCGGACGGTTCGATCGAGGGCTGGATCCCGACCGACGACGGTGCCTTCGTCGTCGGCGAGCCGCAGGGCACGCCCGCCTGGTTGCCGAGCAACGACACCCCGACCGACAAGGCGACGTTCCGCTTCACCGCGAAGGTGCCGGAGGGGTTGACCGCCGTCGGTAACGGCCAACTCCTCTCCCAGCAGACCCGCGACGGCTGGACCACGTACGTCTGGGACAACACCGAGCCGATGGCGACCTACCTGGCGACGATCACCATCGGCCGGTTCGTGGTCACCGAGTCGGTCACGCCCAGCGGCATCCCGTCGTACGTGGCGATCGACCCCCGCCTGGTCGCCGGATCGGCAAACGCGGTGTCCCAGATCCCGAAGATGATGGAGTTCTTCACCGAGCTGTTCGGGCCGTACCCGTTCGCCTCGACCGGGGCGATCGTCGACTACGCCCCGCAGGTGGGTTACGCCCTGGAGACCCAGACCAAGCCGATCTTCTCGAACACGGCGAGCGTCGGCACCATGGCCCACGAGATCGCGCACCAGTGGTACGGCAACAGCGTCTCGCCGGAACGCTGGAAGGACATCTGGCTCAACGAGGGCTTCGCCACCTACGGCCAGTGGATGTACACCGAGCACAACGGCGGTGCGACGGTCAACCAGACCTTCAACAGCAGCAGCAACTACGGGCGGGCCGCCTCCTCGTCGTTCTGGCAGGTGGTCCTGGCCGACCCCGGCCCGATGGACATGTTCAGCAGCATTCCGTACAACCGGGGCGCGATGACCCTGCACGCGCTGCGCGGCAAGGTCGGTGAGGAGGCGTTCCTGCGGATCCTGCGGCAGTGGGCGGAGATCTACAAGTACAGCCACGCCGCCACGGCCGACTTCATCGGGCTGGCCGAGCGGGAGTCCGGGCAGGATCTGACCGCCTTCTTCGACGTGTGGTTGTTCCAGAAGGGCAAGCCGACCTCCTGGTGA
- the ligD gene encoding non-homologous end-joining DNA ligase produces MAAERLRVEVEGHTLELSNLDKVLYPQVGFTKGEVIDYYTRIAPVLLPHLADRALTRIRYPNGVEGNSFFEKNAPAATPAWVRTENLPAPGSSKGRETIDYVVADDLPTLVWLANLAALELHTPQWKVGAHPDLMVVDLDPGPPAGLEECCTVAILMRDRLADEGVDSYPKTSGKKGMQLCCPIAGTQSADDVSAYARRIAQDLEREHPKLIVSKMAKKLRPGKVFIDWSQNNAAKTTVAPYSLRAQAVPSVSTPLTWEEVEAGTRGKRPAVRRFTAAEVLERVEEYGDLFAPLRRKGPLLTPRA; encoded by the coding sequence ATGGCAGCTGAACGACTCCGGGTGGAAGTCGAGGGCCACACCCTTGAGCTGTCCAACCTGGACAAGGTGCTCTACCCGCAGGTCGGCTTCACCAAGGGTGAGGTGATCGACTACTACACCCGGATCGCGCCCGTGCTCCTGCCGCACCTGGCCGACCGCGCACTGACCCGGATCCGCTACCCGAACGGGGTGGAGGGCAACTCGTTCTTCGAGAAGAACGCGCCGGCCGCCACCCCGGCCTGGGTCCGCACCGAGAACCTGCCCGCTCCCGGGTCGAGCAAGGGCCGGGAAACCATCGACTACGTGGTCGCCGACGACCTGCCCACCCTGGTCTGGCTGGCCAACCTCGCCGCGCTGGAACTGCACACCCCGCAGTGGAAGGTCGGCGCGCACCCGGACCTGATGGTCGTCGACCTCGACCCGGGCCCGCCCGCCGGGCTGGAGGAATGCTGCACGGTGGCGATCCTGATGCGGGACCGGCTCGCCGACGAGGGTGTCGACTCGTACCCGAAGACCTCCGGCAAGAAGGGCATGCAGCTCTGCTGCCCGATCGCCGGCACCCAGTCCGCCGACGACGTGTCGGCTTACGCCCGGCGGATCGCCCAGGACCTGGAACGCGAACACCCGAAACTGATCGTGTCGAAAATGGCGAAGAAACTGCGTCCCGGAAAGGTGTTCATCGACTGGAGTCAGAACAACGCGGCGAAGACCACGGTCGCGCCGTACTCGCTGCGCGCCCAGGCCGTCCCGTCGGTGTCGACGCCGCTGACCTGGGAGGAGGTGGAGGCCGGCACGCGCGGAAAGCGGCCGGCCGTCCGCCGGTTCACCGCCGCCGAAGTCCTGGAACGAGTCGAAGAGTACGGCGACCTGTTCGCCCCTCTGCGAAGGAAGGGCCCCCTATTAACGCCTCGTGCATAG
- a CDS encoding type 1 glutamine amidotransferase domain-containing protein, which translates to MTATLQGKRVAFLATDGVEEVEYVQPRKAVEQAGAAAELVSIKTGKITSFEHLDQSTAYEVDVTVADADPERYDALVLPGGVANPDFLRADPDAVRFVRSFFDAGKPVGVICHGPWTLVEADVVRGRRLTSWPSLRTDLVNAGAEWVDEQVVTDNGLVSSRNPDDLPAFCAKIVEEFAEGRH; encoded by the coding sequence ATGACAGCCACGTTGCAGGGCAAACGAGTCGCCTTCCTGGCCACCGATGGTGTGGAGGAGGTCGAGTACGTGCAGCCGCGCAAGGCGGTCGAGCAGGCCGGTGCCGCCGCCGAACTGGTGTCGATCAAGACCGGCAAGATCACCTCTTTCGAGCATCTGGACCAGTCGACGGCGTACGAGGTGGATGTGACCGTCGCCGACGCGGACCCCGAGCGGTACGACGCGCTCGTGCTGCCGGGCGGGGTGGCCAACCCGGACTTCCTGCGCGCCGACCCGGACGCCGTACGGTTCGTGCGGTCGTTCTTCGACGCGGGCAAGCCGGTCGGGGTGATCTGCCATGGCCCGTGGACGCTTGTCGAGGCGGATGTGGTGCGCGGTCGGCGCCTGACGAGCTGGCCGAGCTTGCGTACCGACCTGGTCAACGCCGGTGCCGAGTGGGTCGACGAGCAGGTCGTGACCGACAACGGGCTGGTCAGCAGCCGCAACCCGGACGACCTGCCGGCCTTCTGCGCCAAGATCGTCGAGGAGTTCGCCGAGGGTCGACACTGA
- the argJ gene encoding bifunctional glutamate N-acetyltransferase/amino-acid acetyltransferase ArgJ encodes MSDPRGFRSVVTNAGLRADGDDFAVLVSAAPATCAAVFTRSRLAGPSVELSRSALRAAAPQGVIVASGNANVATGQEGLANARETRDLVADALGIPAEELLIASTGSIARQYPMPTMRKRLAALPSSFPPADFHRISRAILTKDTRPKIVHRRCGSASIVGFAKGIGMIEPDMATMLAFFATDALLPADALDRIFRQVVSSTFNAVSVDSDTSPSDTAAVFANGLAGPVDEAEFTSVLHDAALALTRMIARDGEGATKLIEARVGGARDTAQATRVGKAIINSPRVKTAVHGGDPNSGRVLAAIGTCVDDTDIHADRVRLSFGGVPVHPGGVAAPHRTALTDHLRGDHVVIGVDLGIADGAFTVYGCDLSAAYVTVNAR; translated from the coding sequence ATGAGCGACCCACGGGGCTTTCGATCGGTCGTGACCAATGCCGGGCTGCGCGCCGATGGTGATGACTTCGCGGTCCTCGTCTCGGCCGCCCCGGCCACCTGTGCCGCAGTCTTCACCCGGTCCCGGCTGGCCGGGCCGAGTGTCGAGCTCAGTCGGTCGGCGCTGCGGGCCGCCGCCCCGCAGGGGGTGATCGTGGCCTCCGGCAACGCGAACGTGGCCACCGGCCAGGAGGGCCTGGCGAACGCCCGGGAGACCCGCGACCTGGTGGCCGACGCACTCGGCATTCCCGCCGAGGAGCTGCTCATCGCCTCGACCGGGTCGATCGCGCGCCAGTACCCGATGCCGACGATGCGCAAGCGGCTCGCGGCGCTGCCCAGCTCCTTTCCGCCGGCCGACTTCCACCGGATCTCCCGGGCGATCCTCACCAAGGACACCCGACCCAAGATCGTCCACCGTCGCTGCGGCTCGGCTTCCATCGTCGGCTTCGCCAAGGGCATCGGCATGATCGAGCCGGACATGGCGACGATGCTCGCCTTCTTCGCGACCGACGCCCTGCTGCCGGCGGACGCCCTCGACAGGATCTTCCGGCAGGTGGTCAGCTCCACGTTCAACGCGGTGAGCGTCGACTCCGACACCTCGCCGAGCGACACCGCCGCCGTGTTCGCAAACGGACTGGCCGGCCCGGTCGACGAAGCGGAGTTCACAAGCGTGCTGCACGACGCGGCCCTGGCCCTCACCCGGATGATCGCCCGCGACGGCGAGGGGGCGACCAAACTCATCGAGGCGCGGGTGGGCGGGGCGCGGGACACCGCCCAGGCGACGAGGGTCGGTAAGGCGATCATCAACTCGCCACGGGTCAAGACCGCCGTCCATGGCGGTGATCCGAACAGCGGCCGGGTGCTGGCGGCCATCGGCACCTGCGTCGACGACACGGACATCCACGCCGACCGGGTTCGGCTGTCCTTCGGTGGGGTGCCCGTCCACCCCGGCGGCGTCGCTGCGCCCCACCGCACCGCGCTTACCGACCACCTGCGCGGCGACCACGTCGTCATCGGAGTCGACCTGGGCATCGCCGACGGGGCCTTCACCGTTTACGGCTGCGACCTCAGCGCGGCGTACGTGACGGTGAACGCCCGATGA
- a CDS encoding aminotransferase class I/II-fold pyridoxal phosphate-dependent enzyme, protein MTVTEHSWPDHPAAPSDLVVAPHDWPALTPTELARARRAGQSKRWHAVGPDHLALGVADMDLPSPPMALQAIEDRLRHPILGYHRLLPTLPEQVSQWYVRHTGWKPDPDAMAVLPFGLKTAIRLLLETLADRNHPVVVLTPCYDGLRRVGRDATCGLVEVPLTRGPDLAYGLDIELLRARILATGARTLLLCNPHNPLGRVWSIDELRSLAGLAEELDLLVVSDEVHSPLTHPGRRHHPWPLVARHDRWAVASSLGKAFNVSGIAGSWLICGRPAERAPLLRALKSWGHHQGSLLGDQVMDACLRHGDDWLAERTALVQRLVQHARRVLARDAPSIGCAAPEAGYLLWLDLRRVVPASAPDDLSAYLEERCGLRLVAGARFGGDHAGFARMNVGTSWPVLDEALRRLGRLA, encoded by the coding sequence ATGACCGTCACGGAACACTCCTGGCCGGACCACCCGGCAGCACCGTCCGATCTCGTTGTCGCACCGCACGACTGGCCCGCCCTCACACCCACCGAACTGGCCCGCGCCCGCCGAGCCGGGCAGAGCAAACGGTGGCACGCCGTCGGGCCGGATCACCTCGCCCTCGGCGTGGCCGACATGGACCTACCCTCTCCGCCGATGGCGTTGCAGGCGATCGAGGACCGGCTGCGGCATCCGATCCTGGGCTACCATCGCCTGCTGCCGACGCTGCCCGAACAGGTGTCGCAGTGGTACGTCCGACACACCGGGTGGAAGCCTGACCCCGACGCCATGGCCGTGTTGCCGTTCGGTCTGAAGACCGCCATCCGGTTGCTGCTGGAGACGCTTGCCGACCGGAACCACCCCGTCGTCGTGCTCACGCCCTGTTACGACGGGCTGCGTCGGGTAGGCCGCGACGCCACGTGTGGGCTGGTGGAGGTGCCGCTGACCCGCGGCCCTGACCTGGCGTACGGACTCGACATCGAACTCCTGCGGGCGAGGATCCTCGCCACGGGAGCCCGGACCCTGCTGCTGTGCAACCCGCACAACCCCCTCGGCCGGGTCTGGTCGATCGACGAACTGCGGTCGCTCGCCGGTCTCGCCGAGGAACTTGATCTCTTGGTGGTCAGCGACGAGGTGCACAGTCCGCTGACCCATCCCGGGCGGCGGCATCATCCCTGGCCGCTGGTGGCGCGCCACGACCGATGGGCGGTGGCCAGTTCGCTGGGTAAGGCTTTCAACGTCTCGGGGATCGCCGGAAGCTGGCTGATCTGCGGCCGACCGGCCGAGCGGGCTCCGCTGCTGCGGGCGCTGAAGTCCTGGGGACACCACCAGGGCAGCCTGCTGGGCGACCAGGTGATGGACGCCTGCCTGCGGCACGGCGACGACTGGCTGGCCGAGCGAACGGCGTTGGTGCAGCGCCTCGTCCAGCACGCGCGGCGGGTGCTGGCCCGGGATGCGCCGTCGATCGGATGCGCCGCACCGGAGGCCGGCTACCTGCTCTGGTTGGACCTGCGCCGGGTCGTGCCGGCGTCGGCACCCGACGACCTCTCGGCGTACCTCGAAGAACGCTGCGGCCTGCGGCTCGTGGCCGGCGCTCGCTTCGGCGGCGACCATGCCGGCTTCGCGCGGATGAACGTGGGTACGTCCTGGCCGGTGCTCGACGAGGCCCTGCGGCGGCTCGGCCGGCTGGCCTGA
- a CDS encoding Ku protein, with the protein MRAIWKGAVSFGLVSIGVKLYSATEEKDIRFHQVHREDGGRIRYKRTCQVCGEEVSYDDIAKGYDIGGGEMVILTDSDFADLPLSTSHAIDVLEFVPAEQVDPILYNKAYFLEPEGTATKPYLLLRDALTDSERVAIVKVALRQREQLATLRVRDGVLLLNTMLWPDEIRKPDFGFLDEDLKVRPPELAMATSLIDSMAGDFQPDEFTDDYRTALQEVIDAKVEGREVVQPEEAEEAPPAAVDLMAALKASVERARAARGEAGAATGGGGGGGGGGGRAGGGGGGGGGGGRAAGGGAGEPTPITSARSAQQKAAKKAPAKKTTEKKATTAKKATGEKKTPAKKAQPGKKAAEKKTTRTAKKAAPRKTA; encoded by the coding sequence ATGCGGGCCATCTGGAAGGGAGCGGTGTCGTTCGGGCTGGTCTCGATCGGGGTCAAGCTCTACTCGGCGACCGAGGAAAAGGACATCCGGTTCCACCAGGTGCACCGGGAGGATGGCGGGCGAATCCGCTACAAGCGCACCTGCCAGGTCTGCGGCGAGGAGGTCAGCTACGACGACATCGCCAAGGGCTACGACATCGGCGGCGGGGAGATGGTGATCCTCACCGACTCCGACTTCGCCGACCTGCCGTTGAGCACCTCGCACGCGATCGACGTGCTGGAGTTCGTACCGGCCGAGCAGGTCGACCCGATCCTCTACAACAAGGCGTACTTCCTGGAGCCGGAGGGCACCGCGACCAAGCCGTACCTGCTGTTGCGGGACGCGCTCACCGACTCCGAGCGGGTGGCCATCGTCAAGGTGGCGCTGCGCCAGCGGGAGCAGTTGGCGACCCTGCGGGTCCGCGACGGCGTGCTGCTGTTGAACACCATGCTCTGGCCCGACGAGATCCGGAAGCCGGACTTCGGCTTTCTCGACGAGGACCTGAAGGTCCGGCCGCCGGAGCTGGCCATGGCCACCTCGCTCATCGACTCGATGGCCGGCGACTTCCAGCCGGACGAGTTCACCGACGACTACCGGACCGCGTTGCAGGAGGTCATCGACGCGAAGGTGGAGGGACGCGAGGTGGTCCAGCCGGAGGAGGCCGAGGAGGCTCCGCCGGCTGCCGTCGACCTGATGGCCGCCCTCAAGGCGTCGGTCGAGCGGGCTCGCGCGGCGCGCGGCGAGGCGGGCGCGGCAACCGGCGGCGGCGGTGGCGGTGGTGGTGGCGGCGGTCGTGCCGGCGGTGGCGGTGGTGGCGGTGGCGGTGGCGGTCGTGCCGCCGGCGGTGGCGCTGGCGAGCCGACCCCGATCACGTCAGCGCGCTCCGCCCAGCAGAAGGCGGCGAAGAAGGCGCCGGCGAAGAAGACCACCGAGAAGAAGGCCACGACGGCGAAAAAGGCCACCGGGGAGAAGAAGACGCCGGCCAAGAAGGCCCAGCCGGGCAAGAAGGCCGCTGAGAAGAAGACGACGAGGACAGCGAAGAAGGCCGCCCCGCGCAAGACCGCCTGA
- a CDS encoding NADPH:quinone reductase: MKAIVYERTGDPSVLELVDRPVPEPGRGEVLVRIAYAGVNPTDWKARRSFPLPAGWQIPGQDGAGVVEAVGEGVDQDLIGERVWLWEAAWQRPWGTATEYTVVPVRQAVRLGDASFELGACLGIPFLTAHRCLTAGEYLPDSLGPGALSDHTVLVQGGAGAVGNAAIQLAAWADACVIATVSSAEKAQLAAAAGASVVINYRDQDVVEEVRKVAPDGVHTIVEVSAARNAATDAQLLHHGGVVCVYADDGGDEVTLPIRPLMVPNARWQFVLVYTLPKAAKAQAVVDVAAAAAQGGIRVGEEAGLPLHRYPLSATAAAHQAVEDAVVGKVLVSASE; this comes from the coding sequence ATGAAGGCGATCGTTTACGAGCGCACGGGCGACCCTTCGGTGCTCGAACTGGTCGACCGGCCGGTGCCCGAGCCGGGCCGGGGCGAGGTGCTCGTGCGCATCGCGTACGCCGGGGTGAATCCGACCGACTGGAAGGCCCGCCGGAGCTTTCCGCTGCCGGCCGGCTGGCAGATCCCCGGGCAGGACGGTGCCGGGGTGGTCGAGGCGGTCGGCGAGGGCGTCGACCAGGACCTGATCGGCGAGCGGGTGTGGCTCTGGGAGGCGGCCTGGCAGCGCCCCTGGGGCACGGCCACCGAGTACACGGTGGTGCCGGTGCGCCAGGCGGTCCGCCTCGGTGACGCCTCCTTCGAGTTGGGTGCCTGCCTGGGCATCCCGTTCCTGACCGCGCACCGGTGCCTGACCGCCGGTGAGTACCTGCCGGACAGCCTGGGCCCGGGCGCGTTGAGCGACCACACGGTGCTGGTGCAGGGCGGGGCTGGCGCGGTGGGCAACGCGGCGATCCAGCTCGCGGCCTGGGCCGATGCCTGCGTGATCGCCACGGTGAGCAGCGCCGAGAAGGCACAACTGGCTGCGGCGGCGGGTGCCTCGGTGGTGATCAACTATCGGGACCAGGACGTGGTCGAGGAGGTCCGCAAGGTCGCGCCCGACGGGGTCCACACGATCGTCGAGGTCTCCGCCGCCCGCAACGCCGCCACCGACGCCCAACTGCTCCACCACGGCGGGGTGGTCTGCGTCTACGCCGACGACGGCGGCGACGAGGTGACCCTGCCGATCCGACCGCTCATGGTGCCGAACGCCCGTTGGCAGTTCGTGCTGGTCTACACCCTGCCGAAGGCGGCCAAGGCACAGGCGGTGGTGGACGTGGCGGCGGCTGCCGCACAGGGCGGCATCCGGGTGGGCGAGGAGGCCGGCCTGCCGCTGCACCGGTACCCGTTGTCGGCGACGGCCGCCGCGCATCAGGCGGTGGAGGACGCCGTGGTGGGCAAGGTGCTGGTCAGCGCAAGCGAGTAA
- a CDS encoding TIGR03089 family protein, translating into MSAALPVLSVVGLAEREQPLLAYLDQRTGQRQQLTAAELGDWSARAAGLLRDGCGLIPGSRVAVLLPPHPRTAAVLLGAWSVGLEVSFRPRATAGLPVLEPGGERPYDAVLVTPERLDDWLEDVPDGVHRYLVGTGPEPLTEVPAGWLDWSSELLRHGGFPADRPLLHATDSATPDGTSYAEWGQLAQAVAEQLDLRAGDRLLVDVAEHDHPLKWLLAPLAAGASVVLCTNLDPAHRDTVATAEQVTRIL; encoded by the coding sequence ATGTCTGCTGCCCTGCCCGTGCTCTCCGTCGTCGGCCTCGCCGAGCGGGAGCAGCCGCTGCTCGCCTACCTCGACCAGCGGACCGGGCAGCGCCAGCAGTTGACCGCCGCTGAGCTGGGCGATTGGTCGGCGCGAGCCGCTGGCCTGCTGCGGGACGGGTGCGGGCTGATCCCGGGCAGCCGGGTGGCGGTGCTGCTGCCGCCGCATCCGCGTACCGCTGCGGTTTTGCTCGGGGCCTGGTCGGTGGGGCTGGAGGTGTCGTTCCGGCCGCGCGCCACCGCCGGGCTGCCGGTGCTTGAGCCGGGCGGCGAGCGACCGTACGACGCCGTGCTGGTCACCCCGGAGCGGCTCGACGACTGGCTGGAGGACGTGCCCGACGGCGTGCACCGCTACCTGGTCGGCACCGGGCCGGAGCCGCTGACCGAGGTGCCGGCCGGCTGGCTCGACTGGTCTTCTGAGCTGCTGCGGCATGGCGGCTTCCCGGCCGACCGGCCACTGTTGCACGCCACCGACTCGGCCACCCCGGACGGCACCAGCTATGCCGAATGGGGCCAGCTCGCCCAGGCCGTCGCCGAGCAACTCGACCTGCGGGCCGGTGACCGGCTGCTGGTCGATGTCGCCGAGCACGACCATCCGTTGAAGTGGCTGCTCGCGCCGCTGGCGGCCGGCGCTTCGGTGGTGCTCTGCACCAACCTGGACCCGGCCCACCGGGACACCGTCGCCACCGCCGAGCAGGTCACCCGCATCCTCTGA
- a CDS encoding FKBP-type peptidyl-prolyl cis-trans isomerase, producing the protein MSEHAGGQESKARRRLAEQLAEQKAAEAKRRRQAWAGAFAAVAVVGVLITVFVIIGQRGGDDSPEQAAGTASASPSDVDPAAPGAPPAPQLPEGADPALGSKPNVTAGEGKLTELSVTPLIEGTGPKVTAGQTITTNYVGVFYENGEQFDSSWDRGEPATFPIGVGQVIEGWDKGLVGVTVGSRVQLDIPAELAYGDGAGGRPGGPLRFVVDVLAAQ; encoded by the coding sequence GTGAGCGAGCACGCGGGCGGGCAGGAGAGCAAGGCACGGCGGCGACTGGCCGAACAGTTGGCCGAGCAGAAGGCGGCCGAGGCCAAGCGCCGCCGGCAGGCCTGGGCCGGGGCCTTCGCCGCCGTCGCCGTGGTCGGCGTACTGATCACCGTGTTCGTGATCATCGGACAGCGCGGTGGGGACGACTCTCCCGAGCAGGCGGCGGGCACCGCGTCGGCGTCGCCGAGCGACGTGGACCCGGCGGCCCCGGGTGCGCCACCGGCGCCGCAGCTGCCGGAGGGTGCCGACCCGGCGCTGGGCAGCAAGCCGAACGTCACGGCCGGCGAGGGCAAGCTGACCGAGCTTTCCGTCACCCCGCTGATCGAGGGCACCGGTCCGAAGGTCACGGCCGGCCAGACGATCACCACCAACTACGTGGGCGTGTTCTACGAGAACGGTGAGCAGTTCGACTCCTCGTGGGACCGGGGCGAGCCGGCCACCTTCCCGATCGGCGTCGGCCAGGTCATCGAGGGCTGGGACAAGGGCCTGGTCGGGGTGACCGTGGGCAGCCGGGTGCAGCTCGACATCCCGGCCGAACTGGCGTACGGCGACGGCGCGGGCGGACGCCCCGGCGGCCCGCTGCGCTTCGTGGTGGACGTGCTCGCCGCTCAGTAG
- the ligD gene encoding non-homologous end-joining DNA ligase, with translation MPGAPLKPMLAMTGQLPAGDGWAYEFKWDGVRALADIGAGRQRLYARSGAEITTAYPELIPLAEQVDDALLDGEVVLFDEAGRPSFTALAERMHVRNPVKAARLAASVPVTYMIFDLLRLRGADLTGWSYARRREALDELGLGAARWAVPPVFADGPATYEAAGEHGLEGVMAKRLDSAYRPGVRSPDWLKVKLEVTGDFVVGGWRPGARRIGGLLVGVPGAGGRLVYRGRVGGGIGAALERQLLRELEPLRTTASPFTGDVPREDARGAIWVTPQVVVEVKYGQRTPDGRLRFPRVLRLRPDKPAEEVSDGS, from the coding sequence GTGCCCGGCGCGCCGCTCAAGCCGATGCTCGCGATGACCGGGCAACTCCCGGCCGGCGACGGCTGGGCGTACGAGTTCAAGTGGGACGGCGTACGCGCGCTTGCCGACATCGGTGCCGGGCGGCAGCGCCTCTACGCCCGCTCCGGCGCGGAGATCACCACTGCGTACCCCGAACTGATCCCGCTCGCCGAGCAGGTGGACGACGCCCTGCTCGACGGGGAGGTGGTCCTCTTCGACGAGGCCGGACGACCCTCGTTCACCGCACTGGCCGAGCGGATGCACGTACGGAATCCGGTCAAGGCGGCCCGGCTGGCGGCGAGCGTGCCCGTCACTTACATGATCTTCGACCTGTTGCGGCTGCGTGGCGCGGACCTGACCGGCTGGTCGTACGCCCGACGCCGGGAGGCGCTCGACGAGCTGGGACTGGGTGCGGCGCGCTGGGCCGTGCCCCCGGTCTTCGCCGACGGCCCGGCCACCTACGAGGCCGCCGGTGAACACGGCCTGGAGGGGGTGATGGCCAAGCGGCTCGACTCGGCCTACCGGCCCGGGGTCCGCTCGCCCGACTGGCTCAAGGTCAAACTGGAGGTGACCGGCGACTTCGTGGTCGGTGGCTGGCGGCCCGGTGCGCGGCGGATCGGCGGCCTGCTGGTCGGGGTGCCCGGTGCCGGCGGGCGGCTCGTCTACCGGGGTCGGGTCGGCGGCGGCATCGGCGCGGCGCTGGAACGGCAACTGCTGCGCGAGTTGGAGCCGCTACGCACCACCGCCTCGCCGTTCACCGGTGACGTGCCCCGGGAGGATGCCCGGGGCGCGATCTGGGTAACCCCTCAGGTGGTGGTGGAGGTCAAGTACGGCCAGCGCACGCCGGACGGGCGGCTCCGGTTTCCCCGGGTGCTGCGGCTGCGGCCGGACAAACCGGCCGAGGAGGTCTCGGATGGCAGCTGA
- a CDS encoding NUDIX domain-containing protein, translating into MSISWADSYVGQLRALAGDRTLMFVGARAVVRDNAARILLIRRSDNGQWAMPAGAMELGESIADCAVREVREETGLRALRVSAFALYTGPDRTHTNMYGHTYQIFTTAFRVEEWDGQLARVTDETSDAGFFHREAMPYPLSASVSETLADLDVFEQTNRLILK; encoded by the coding sequence GTGAGCATCTCCTGGGCTGATTCGTACGTCGGGCAGCTACGCGCGCTGGCCGGCGACCGGACGCTGATGTTCGTCGGCGCCCGTGCCGTGGTCCGCGACAACGCGGCCCGGATCTTGTTGATCCGTCGCTCCGACAACGGGCAGTGGGCGATGCCCGCCGGGGCCATGGAACTCGGCGAGTCGATCGCCGACTGCGCCGTGCGGGAGGTACGCGAGGAGACCGGCCTGCGCGCCCTGCGGGTCAGCGCCTTCGCGCTCTACACCGGCCCGGACCGCACCCACACCAACATGTACGGCCACACGTACCAGATCTTCACCACGGCGTTCCGGGTGGAGGAGTGGGACGGTCAGTTGGCCCGGGTCACCGACGAGACAAGCGACGCCGGGTTCTTCCACCGCGAAGCGATGCCGTACCCGCTCTCCGCCAGCGTCTCGGAGACCCTCGCCGACCTGGACGTCTTCGAGCAGACCAACCGCCTGATCCTGAAGTAG
- a CDS encoding winged helix-turn-helix domain-containing protein encodes MDELLDALLGKIKDGTYPPGSQLPSGRKLAAEYDVSQSTISRAVATLRKQGVLVGRPGRGVFVAEAAER; translated from the coding sequence ATGGACGAGCTGCTCGATGCTCTCCTTGGCAAGATCAAGGACGGGACCTACCCGCCCGGCTCTCAGCTGCCCTCCGGACGCAAGCTGGCAGCCGAGTACGACGTCTCGCAGTCCACAATCAGCCGCGCGGTCGCCACGCTGCGGAAGCAGGGTGTGCTTGTCGGTCGCCCGGGTCGCGGCGTCTTCGTGGCGGAGGCTGCCGAGCGCTGA